A single window of Eucalyptus grandis isolate ANBG69807.140 chromosome 1, ASM1654582v1, whole genome shotgun sequence DNA harbors:
- the LOC104449703 gene encoding BAG family molecular chaperone regulator 7 → MSLLRRVDVRDPFFCRPSSFVAEAAVFAPGAFAFSPFLEDPEDICLALDLLSPNPTPAPTPFDLLDTVEDLVRIERTPRSASYRRVLQRVRPEPHYLQPLCDRVSALESRFDRLVSAAASADRKYTWTAEIEGEEADRKYKWTAEIKSGKKEKEKEKQKEKEKHHHHQLHHHLPHHRGGAKSYKWTAEIKEKGEEGYTRTYTWKSSTGGGHDGEAKSHRDKKEKKKEKEKKKEDKCATRVVEVEEPSRRHGAVVLRQAFAKRTETIRRVRGKKKELSPLDAAVMIQMSFRAYLIRRSQALRALRELAVAKSKLKEIRGLFHNFSYRRRVAHDAEERQRFAEKIIVLLLTVDAIEGADVMVRTAKKSMIDELEAMLDVVDPQPPGKSLSMRRTFDVPDGVIQKEIADGVAQIVKMLDQEENSTTTSEA, encoded by the exons ATGAGTCTACTCAGGCGAGTCGACGTCAGGGACCCTTTCTTCTGCCGGCCCTCCTCCTTCGTCGCCGAGGCCGCCGTGTTCGCCCCGGGAGCCTTCGCATTCTCCCCGTTCCTGGAGGATCCCGAGGACATCTGCCTCGCGCTCGACCTCCTGAGCCCTAACCCTACCCCTGCCCCTACCCCCTTCGACCTCCTCGACACCGTCGAGGACCTGGTCCGGATCGAGCGGACCCCGCGCTCCGCCTCCTACCGGAGGGTCCTCCAGCGGGTCAGGCCCGAGCCGCACTACCTGCAGCCCCTCTGCGACCGCGTCTCGGCTCTCGAGTCCAGGTTCGACCGCCTCGTCAGCGCCGCGGCCTCCGCCGATCGGAAGTACACCTGGACGGCGGAGATCGAGGGGGAGGAGGCGGACCGGAAGTACAAATGGACGGCCGAGATCAAGTccgggaagaaggagaaggagaaggagaaacagaaggagaaggagaagcatCACCACCATCAGCTTCATCATCACCTTCCGCATCACCGCGGTGGAGCGAAGAGCTACAAGTGGACTGCGGAGATCAAGGAGAAGGGCGAGGAGGGGTATACACGGACGTACACGTGGAAGTCGTCGACAGGTGGCGGCCACGATGGCGAGGCCAAATCGCACAgggacaagaaggagaagaagaaggagaaggagaagaagaaggaggataAGTGCGCCACGCGTGTGGTGGAGGTCGAAGAGCCCAGCCGCCGTCATGGAGCTGTTGTTTTGAGACAG GCTTTTGCCAAGAGAACTGAGACTATCCGAAGGGTGaggggaaagaagaaggagCTGTCTCCTCTAGATGCAGCTGTAATGATCCAGATGAGCTTCAGAGCTTATCTAATCCGTAGATCCCAGGCTCTTCGTGCCCTTAGAGAGCTGGCAGTAGCCAAGTCTAAGTTAAAGGAAATTCGGGGGCTTTTCCATAATTTCTCCTACCGTCGTCGTGTTGCTCATGATGCAGAGGAGCGTCAAAGGTTCGCTGAGAAGATCATTGTTCTGCTCCTAACCGTTGATGCCATTGAG GGAGCTGATGTGATGGTGCGGACCGCAAAGAAATCAATGATAGACGAGCTGGAAGCAATGCTGGATGTGGTGGATCCCCAGCCCCCGGGAAAATCACTTTCCATGAGGAGGACTTTTGATGTGCCTGATGGGGTCATCCAGAAGGAAATTGCAGATGGCGTGGCACAAATTGTGAAAATGCTTGACCAGGAGGAGAACAGCACCACCACTTCAGAGGCTTAA
- the LOC104449718 gene encoding putative glycerol-3-phosphate transporter 1 has translation MGSLPEPVPDCNRAKPLGIRFVEHVKKGGLSYRSHQAIVLVVTFLAYASYHAARKTTSIVKSALDPQSPDVGLKFVPWKASYFFNPPVSTTSTSMQGNGWAPFNGLDGTTLLGELDVAFLAVYAIGMYFSGHLGDRMNLRIFLTVGMIGTGVFTSLFGAGYWANIHSIYFFFIIQVLAGLFQSTGWPSVVAVVGNWCSKSKRGLIMGIWNAHTSLGNILGSLIASALLSYGWGWSFVVPGFVIAFIGLVVFLFLPVSPESVGAERDIDELDSPKKNGESVKEPLLKSESDEEEKAVGFMEAWRIPGVAPFAFCLFFAKLVAYTFLYWLPFYISHTAIDGQYLSSGAAGNLSTLFDIGGILGGILAGHISDHLNARAITAASFMYCAIPALFFFRSYGHLSLTINMALLFITGMFVNGPYALITTAVSADLGTHSSLKGNSRALATVTAIIDGTGSVGAAIGPLLTGYISARSWSAVFTMLMSAALVAGLFLTKLVVAEVAAKFEQSRHKERVHEDLA, from the exons ATGGGATCACTTCCAGAGCCCGTCCCTGATTGCAATCGTGCCAAGCCGCTTGGGATTCGTTTTGTCGAGCACGTAAAGAAGGGTGGTCTTTCCTATCGGAGTCACCAAGCCATCGTCTTGGTCGTGACGTTTCTCGCCTACGCGAGCTACCATGCCGCTCGGAAAACCACCAGTATTGTGAAGAGCGCCCTCGATCCCCAGTCGCCTGATGTGGGACTGAAATTTGTCCCATGGAAGGCCAGTTACTTCTTTAACCCACCTGTAAGCACGACATCAACGTCGATGCAAGGAAATGGTTGGGCTCCGTTTAACGGGTTGGACGGCACTACATTGCTTGGTGAGCTCGATGTTGCTTTCCTCGCAGTGTATGCTATCGGAATGTACTTCTCAGGGCACTTGGGCGATCGAATGAATTTGAGAATATTCCTAACAGTTGGAATGATCGGAACCGGTGTGTTCACATCGCTATTCGGTGCAGGATACTGGGCTAATATTCAtagcatttattttttctttatcattcaAGTGCTTGCTGGTCTGTTCCAGTCAACAGGATGGCCTTCGGTTGTTGCTGTGGTTGGCAACTGGTGTAGCAAGAGCAAGAGAGGGCTGATCATGGGCATATGGAATGCTCACACTTCTCTCGGCAACATTTTGGGTTCTCTGATCGCTTCTGCTTTGTTGAGCTATGGATGGGGCTGGTCATTTGTTGTGCCTGGTTTTGTAATTGCATTTATCGGTTTGGTCGTTTTCTTGTTTCTACCGGTCAGTCCTGAATCTGTTGGAGCTGAGAGAGACATAGACGAGTTGGATTCGCCTAAGAAAAATGGCGAGAGTGTGAAGGAACCTCTGCTGAAATCAGAGTCAGATGAAGAGGAAAAGGCTGTAGGGTTCATGGAAGCATGGAGGATTCCAGGAGTGGCGCCTTTTGCATTTTGCCTCTTCTTCGCCAAATTGGTTGCTTACACTTTCCTTTATTGGCTTCCTTTCTACATTAGCCATACAG CTATAGACGGCCAGTATTTATCCAGTGGGGCTGCTGGAAATCTGTCTACATTGTTCGACATCGGAGGGATTTTGGGCGGAATTCTAGCTGGCCACATTTCTGACCACCTCAATGCCAGGGCAATAACAGCTGCAAGTTTCATGTACTGTGCCATCCccgctctcttcttctttagaagctACGGCCACCTCTCATTGACCATAAACATGGCTCTGCTTTTCATCACTGGTATGTTTGTGAACGGACCCTACGCTCTCATAACAACAGCAGTCTCGGCCGACTTGGGAACCCACAGCTCTTTAAAAGGGAACTCAAGGGCGCTGGCCACTGTTACCGCCATCATAGATGGGACAGGCTCTGTTGGAGCGGCAATTGGACCTCTGTTGACAGGTTATATATCCGCCAGGAGCTGGAGTGCTGTTTTCACAATGCTGATGTCTGCAGCTTTAGTCGCGGGTTTGTTCCTCACAAAACTAGTGGTGGCTGAAGTCGCTGCAAAGTTCGAACAGTCGAGGCACAAGGAGAGAGTTCATGAAGATCTCGCTTGA